Proteins found in one Syntrophotaleaceae bacterium genomic segment:
- a CDS encoding amidoligase family protein has translation MDLRELRYGIEIETVKRTREQIAWAIHSVVGGHVRHIGAPSCYDPWEVEDLRGRKWKVVNDASLTNVPSHLRAELVSPVLTYDDLEQLQEVVRAIRKAGGKINSQCGIHIHIDAEPFDGRKLGNLAKVVYKQEPLILHALGINSDRLRRYTRPVSDELIRNIERQRPKTKAQLNRIWYGYHNNQPQHYDNTRYHGVNLHNVWYRGTVEFRWFEATLHAGKIKAYLQFCLGIAAKALNGRAASSRKRDFDPQSAKYDFRVFLLHLGLIGDEFKTARLHLMKNMPGDAAFKKGRPKPDETETTIQTTEAGSNPGLSVLGGES, from the coding sequence ATGGATTTAAGAGAACTCAGATACGGAATCGAGATCGAGACCGTAAAACGCACCCGGGAACAGATAGCCTGGGCAATCCACTCGGTGGTCGGCGGCCATGTCAGGCATATCGGCGCACCGTCCTGCTACGATCCTTGGGAAGTGGAAGACCTGCGGGGCCGAAAATGGAAGGTGGTCAACGACGCATCCCTGACCAATGTGCCATCCCACCTGCGGGCGGAGCTGGTGAGTCCGGTGCTGACCTATGACGACCTCGAGCAGCTGCAGGAGGTGGTTCGGGCCATCCGCAAGGCCGGTGGAAAAATCAACAGCCAATGCGGCATCCACATTCATATCGATGCCGAGCCCTTTGACGGGCGCAAGCTGGGTAACCTTGCCAAGGTGGTGTACAAACAGGAACCGCTGATCCTCCATGCCCTCGGGATCAACAGCGACCGCCTGCGCCGTTACACCCGACCGGTCAGTGATGAGCTGATCCGGAATATCGAACGGCAGCGTCCCAAGACCAAGGCCCAGCTGAACCGCATCTGGTACGGCTACCACAACAACCAGCCCCAGCACTACGACAACACCCGCTACCACGGAGTCAACCTGCACAACGTCTGGTACCGGGGCACGGTGGAGTTCCGCTGGTTCGAGGCGACCCTGCATGCAGGAAAGATCAAAGCCTACCTGCAGTTCTGCTTGGGCATCGCCGCCAAGGCGCTTAACGGCAGGGCTGCATCCAGCCGCAAGCGGGACTTCGATCCCCAAAGCGCCAAGTACGACTTCCGGGTCTTCCTGCTCCACCTCGGCCTGATCGGGGATGAGTTCAAAACCGCCCGATTACATCTGATGAAAAACATGCCCGGTGATGCGGCCTTCAAGAAAGGTCGTCCCAAACCGGATGAAACCGAAACCACCATTCAAACCACAGAGGCCGGGTCTAATCCCGGCCTTTCTGTTTTAGGAGGTGAATCATGA
- a CDS encoding DUF4815 domain-containing protein, with protein MSISRDTFDPAKNYKRIRYHQDRDLLDSELNEQQELINLERRKIADILFKEGSILSGLDVTVQDNVLTLTSGMVYIDGHVEAVAGVTLTYDPATTSGADYVYSELLKYNYGYTQDPSLINPATGEPTAEREKWVLALKTTDTTGLTLPNNVTERKVVPIYKFDRETGDVTATVQEKSNLYLRDLLGTLPGSRITVSSITEDQLSFAAAEGLNSLLQNLAERTFDQAGSYLVSGFDSFIGSVDDTDVEVITNAGRAYIQGFRHQRDLPTSTLVPKSVAIKSVRGEQKTYNISQRRYPVNSTPLKETTQVEAIVEMTANVTRGSVGGGEDLLDPNPVVDILEVSQGATIFQEGIDWQQSGNHVDWIGSGNEPAIGTTYTVRWTYTKQMIKGEDYVDGGWFGITAHPTAGTYHYVVTAFDGSGETAFNSGSVLSRMTLAGEMNRLSWLPVNGANGYRVYRATTNGSRTDFQRIKELGSEAISYIDDAVDEPVASNPPASSSAAVSMSTTQIELGNLNVVNFGRGALGDEPVNGSNCSIDYDYFLGRKDIIYATTREIKRLEGAPADFPKLPIVPEDTLGLCSIDCPPNSTDMTIRNFGLTRITMDQIHDIIKDVEDLKYNDAQYQMNNELQNRDAQSKKGIYSDDFSNTAQSDIYHAEWDARVNELGKFASPDRSAISSPLEVDTGSSDASFFGSLALLPGSEQVVLEQNDWSEERNINPYAVFEKPPAMLQVTPNIGRRGQTGIAVTGINFTPDRSGIVLRCDGRVMASNLVSDDAGRVTASFTVPTEARNGNRIVEMADGQYTARASLQINDPLVITRIQRFIQTNIITRIVRVPVVRTVWRTRTIFVRRDPLAQTFSFTENRVLSAVGIQFTERDASIPVTVQIRGVTTGLPNDTIFAEKVIAPSEINLGGETKISFDDPFYAEANTSYAVVLLTNSTNYKVRTATLGKTGRQGIITRQTYAEGVLLESSNAETWTPLNGSDLTMKLYGYEFENEGTVQFQPVSGVQFSDLNIDEYSAIPEGTHLIWEYSTDGGSTWDAVVPAEEERLPNLANGVLVRVRYSTGMGNDTPALNFRDVNLIGYLNNTAGTYLTRENELTQGVESTKVYTQMDIPSGTSVQWFATNDGGETWEAMTIDDTRPIDEDWTEYTLVRTFSDPQGNKVRYKAELTGTVLTYPRIHTLGATLS; from the coding sequence ATGAGTATTTCAAGAGATACATTCGATCCCGCCAAGAACTACAAACGCATCCGCTATCATCAGGACCGGGATCTGCTTGATTCGGAGCTGAACGAACAGCAGGAACTGATCAACCTCGAGCGCCGCAAGATTGCCGATATCCTTTTCAAGGAGGGATCGATTCTGAGCGGCCTCGATGTCACGGTACAGGATAACGTGCTCACGTTGACGTCGGGCATGGTCTATATCGACGGCCATGTGGAAGCGGTTGCCGGAGTCACCTTGACCTATGACCCCGCCACCACCAGCGGGGCGGACTATGTCTATTCCGAGCTGCTCAAATACAATTACGGCTACACGCAAGACCCGTCGCTGATCAACCCGGCCACGGGCGAGCCAACCGCCGAGCGCGAGAAATGGGTGCTGGCCCTGAAGACCACCGACACCACCGGCCTGACGCTTCCCAATAACGTGACCGAGCGCAAGGTGGTGCCCATTTACAAATTCGACCGGGAGACCGGCGATGTCACGGCGACGGTGCAGGAAAAATCCAATCTGTATCTGCGCGACCTGCTGGGCACGCTTCCCGGCAGCCGGATTACGGTTTCTTCCATTACCGAAGACCAGCTCTCCTTTGCCGCTGCCGAAGGACTCAATTCGCTGCTGCAGAACCTTGCCGAGCGGACCTTCGATCAGGCGGGCAGCTATCTGGTCAGCGGATTCGACAGCTTTATCGGCTCAGTGGATGATACCGATGTCGAGGTAATCACCAACGCGGGCCGGGCCTATATTCAGGGCTTCCGTCATCAGCGGGATCTGCCCACCTCCACGCTGGTTCCCAAGTCGGTGGCCATCAAGTCGGTGCGTGGTGAACAGAAGACCTACAACATCAGCCAGCGCCGTTACCCGGTCAACTCCACGCCGCTCAAAGAGACCACGCAGGTGGAAGCCATTGTGGAGATGACCGCCAATGTGACCCGAGGCTCGGTCGGCGGCGGTGAGGATCTACTCGACCCCAATCCGGTCGTGGATATTCTGGAAGTTAGTCAGGGTGCCACCATTTTTCAGGAAGGCATCGACTGGCAGCAGTCCGGCAACCATGTGGACTGGATCGGCTCCGGCAATGAACCGGCTATCGGTACCACCTATACCGTGCGCTGGACCTACACCAAGCAGATGATCAAAGGCGAGGATTATGTGGACGGCGGCTGGTTCGGTATTACCGCCCATCCGACAGCCGGAACCTATCATTATGTGGTGACCGCTTTCGACGGATCGGGTGAAACCGCCTTCAACTCAGGCAGCGTACTTTCAAGAATGACTCTGGCCGGAGAGATGAACCGTCTTTCATGGCTGCCGGTCAACGGTGCCAACGGCTATCGGGTTTACCGGGCTACGACCAACGGCTCCAGAACCGACTTCCAGCGCATCAAGGAGCTGGGCAGCGAAGCCATCTCCTATATCGATGATGCGGTGGACGAACCCGTGGCATCCAATCCTCCGGCCAGCAGTTCGGCTGCGGTTTCCATGTCCACGACCCAGATCGAACTCGGCAATCTCAACGTGGTCAACTTCGGTCGCGGAGCACTTGGCGATGAACCGGTCAACGGCTCTAACTGCAGCATCGATTATGATTATTTTCTCGGCCGCAAGGACATCATCTACGCCACCACCCGGGAGATCAAACGACTCGAAGGTGCTCCGGCGGACTTTCCCAAGCTGCCGATCGTTCCGGAGGATACCTTGGGTCTGTGCAGCATTGACTGCCCGCCCAACTCCACCGATATGACCATCCGCAATTTCGGGCTCACCCGCATCACCATGGATCAGATCCACGACATCATCAAAGATGTGGAGGACCTGAAATACAACGATGCCCAGTATCAGATGAACAATGAGCTGCAGAACCGCGACGCCCAGTCCAAGAAAGGCATCTATTCGGATGATTTCTCCAACACAGCCCAGTCGGATATCTATCACGCCGAATGGGATGCCCGGGTAAACGAGCTGGGCAAGTTTGCCTCTCCGGATCGTTCGGCTATTTCATCACCGCTCGAGGTGGATACGGGAAGCAGTGATGCCAGCTTCTTCGGCAGTCTGGCGTTGTTGCCGGGATCGGAACAGGTGGTGCTCGAACAGAATGACTGGTCCGAGGAACGCAACATCAACCCGTATGCGGTCTTTGAAAAACCGCCTGCCATGCTGCAGGTCACACCCAATATCGGCCGCCGTGGCCAGACCGGCATTGCGGTAACAGGCATCAACTTCACGCCGGATCGCTCCGGGATTGTCCTGCGTTGTGACGGCCGGGTCATGGCCAGCAATCTGGTCAGCGATGATGCCGGACGTGTGACCGCCTCATTCACGGTGCCGACGGAAGCCCGCAACGGCAACCGTATCGTGGAAATGGCGGATGGGCAGTACACCGCCCGGGCCAGCCTGCAGATCAATGATCCTCTGGTGATCACCCGTATCCAGCGATTTATCCAGACCAACATCATCACCCGCATCGTTCGTGTGCCGGTGGTGCGTACCGTCTGGAGAACCCGTACCATCTTCGTGCGCCGTGATCCGTTGGCTCAGACCTTCAGCTTCACGGAAAACCGGGTTCTGTCGGCTGTGGGTATTCAGTTCACCGAGCGGGATGCCTCCATTCCGGTAACGGTTCAGATTCGAGGGGTTACCACCGGACTGCCCAACGACACCATCTTTGCCGAAAAGGTGATTGCGCCGTCGGAAATCAATCTCGGCGGTGAAACCAAGATCAGCTTCGATGATCCCTTTTACGCCGAAGCCAATACCAGCTATGCGGTGGTCCTGCTGACCAACAGTACCAACTACAAGGTGCGCACCGCCACTCTCGGCAAGACCGGTCGTCAGGGCATTATCACCCGCCAGACCTATGCCGAAGGTGTGCTTCTGGAAAGCTCCAATGCCGAGACCTGGACTCCGCTCAACGGCTCCGACCTCACCATGAAACTTTATGGCTATGAGTTCGAGAACGAAGGCACGGTCCAGTTCCAGCCGGTAAGCGGTGTACAGTTCTCCGATCTGAACATCGATGAATATTCGGCTATCCCGGAAGGTACCCACCTTATCTGGGAATACTCCACCGACGGTGGTTCGACGTGGGATGCGGTCGTTCCGGCCGAGGAAGAGCGTCTGCCCAATCTGGCCAATGGCGTTTTGGTCCGGGTTCGCTACAGTACCGGCATGGGTAACGACACTCCGGCGCTCAACTTCCGGGATGTCAATCTGATCGGCTACCTCAACAACACCGCAGGAACCTATCTGACCCGTGAGAACGAGCTGACACAGGGTGTGGAATCCACCAAGGTCTACACCCAGATGGATATCCCCAGCGGCACCAGTGTTCAGTGGTTCGCCACCAATGACGGCGGAGAAACATGGGAAGCCATGACCATCGACGATACCCGGCCCATCGACGAAGACTGGACCGAATACACGCTGGTCCGGACCTTCAGCGATCCGCAGGGTAACAAGGTGCGCTACAAGGCTGAGCTGACCGGAACCGTATTGACCTATCCGAGGATTCACACCCTCGGTGCAACCCTGAGCTGA
- a CDS encoding VrlD codes for MIVKRRGGMTEYIPSPQEKREGLVRDHSFNLIENLHHRLSRLEEELGLPLDEAEACTIFLDKMKQDESLNKEIHTSLISGSSPDT; via the coding sequence ATGATCGTTAAACGCCGTGGCGGGATGACCGAATACATCCCGTCTCCACAGGAAAAACGGGAAGGACTGGTCCGGGATCACTCCTTCAATCTGATCGAAAACCTGCACCACAGGTTGAGCCGGTTGGAGGAGGAACTCGGATTGCCGCTTGATGAGGCCGAAGCCTGCACCATCTTTCTGGATAAAATGAAGCAGGATGAATCCCTGAATAAGGAGATTCACACCAGCTTGATTAGCGGTAGCAGCCCGGATACCTGA